A section of the Arcobacter roscoffensis genome encodes:
- a CDS encoding ABC transporter substrate-binding protein produces MLRGIFYFIFVFLISQSLLFSKDLKKVTIQLSWFDQFQFAGYYMAKEKGFYEEAGLDVTIKAFEFGLDIPNDVAKQKFDFAVGRETLILDKSKGTDIVALYALFQATPLILVSTKESGINSIEDFKNKNIMTTIDDASEVSLKAMIRSKNIRLEELDFIKHTHNINDLIDKKTDVISAYISKSPFELKQRGIEYNVFDPKKFGFDMYSDLLFTSKKMIQNDIDTALAFKNASLKGWEYAYSNIEKSADLILQKYNSQNLSKAELIYEGEQLKKLSYFNTKELGHIKKEKLQRIYDLYNIMGLTNNVIDFDDFIYFEDNKLVLTNKEKEYLKQKAFIKTCIIPNAMPYSDIKDGKVYGSVADFVKILEEKIKIPLTYIPASSLKNSLELIKSNQCDIIPTAQLTQDRKSFMNFTNAYVDVPSVIMTKDEKPFIENLSSLKDVKIGIVDGFSLYEILKPKYPNIEFVKVKSLEDGLERVYEDELYGQITAMGKAWYILQKDFLSHMKISGKIDEKIDIRIGVKKGDVKLYKIMSKFVNSLDDEKVEALSNKWVYVQHEKEFDYALLFKITFAIFILSALLLYRQNLLKKMNEKLNKKVEEKTQELKRINETLEHRVKEEVEENLKKDRLLARQSKMAAMGEMLENIAHQWRQPLSVISTSASGLKVKKQVDDLDDKFFYDTVDCIVNSSNYLSHTIDDFRYFFKPQDEKVRFDIADTLEKTINLLNSKFEQENITVIRSFENIVIQGHETEFIQVFINILNNAKDALVLNLAENRVIFVEIKKRKNKTLVKIRDNAGGIKPKILDKIFEPYFTTKHNSTGTGIGLYMCDQIISKYMNGVIDVSNKRFEYKDEKYKGAEFSVILYDDNLD; encoded by the coding sequence ATGCTTAGAGGTATATTCTATTTTATTTTTGTTTTTCTAATTTCTCAAAGTCTTCTTTTTTCAAAAGATTTAAAAAAAGTTACTATTCAGCTATCATGGTTTGATCAATTCCAATTTGCTGGATATTATATGGCAAAAGAAAAAGGCTTTTATGAAGAAGCAGGATTAGATGTAACTATAAAAGCTTTTGAGTTTGGTTTAGATATTCCAAATGATGTTGCAAAACAAAAGTTTGATTTTGCTGTTGGGCGAGAAACTTTAATTTTAGATAAGTCAAAAGGTACAGATATAGTAGCCTTGTACGCACTTTTTCAAGCAACACCTTTAATTTTAGTAAGTACTAAAGAATCAGGTATAAACTCTATTGAAGATTTTAAAAATAAAAATATAATGACTACTATAGATGATGCAAGTGAAGTTTCTCTAAAAGCTATGATAAGATCAAAAAATATAAGATTAGAAGAGCTTGATTTTATAAAACACACTCATAATATCAATGATTTAATTGATAAAAAAACAGATGTAATTTCAGCATATATTTCAAAATCTCCTTTTGAATTAAAACAAAGAGGTATAGAATATAATGTATTTGATCCAAAAAAATTTGGATTTGATATGTATAGTGATTTGCTTTTTACAAGTAAAAAAATGATTCAAAATGATATTGATACTGCATTAGCTTTTAAAAATGCCTCTTTAAAAGGATGGGAATATGCCTATTCTAATATTGAAAAAAGTGCAGATTTAATCTTACAAAAGTATAATTCTCAAAATCTTTCAAAAGCTGAGCTTATCTATGAGGGTGAACAGCTTAAGAAACTGTCTTACTTTAATACTAAAGAATTAGGTCATATAAAAAAAGAGAAATTACAAAGAATATATGATTTATATAATATCATGGGACTTACAAATAATGTAATTGATTTTGATGATTTTATATATTTTGAAGATAATAAGCTTGTTTTAACAAATAAAGAAAAAGAGTATTTAAAGCAAAAGGCTTTTATTAAAACTTGTATTATTCCAAATGCTATGCCATATAGTGATATAAAAGATGGAAAAGTATATGGTTCAGTTGCAGATTTTGTAAAAATTCTTGAAGAAAAAATAAAAATACCTTTAACTTATATTCCAGCAAGTAGTTTAAAAAATAGTTTAGAATTAATTAAAAGTAATCAGTGTGATATTATTCCTACTGCACAGTTAACTCAAGATAGAAAATCTTTTATGAATTTTACAAATGCATATGTTGATGTTCCATCTGTAATTATGACAAAAGATGAAAAACCTTTTATTGAAAATCTATCAAGTTTAAAAGATGTAAAAATAGGAATTGTAGATGGCTTTTCTTTATATGAAATTTTAAAACCAAAATATCCTAATATAGAGTTTGTGAAAGTTAAAAGTTTAGAGGATGGTTTAGAAAGAGTTTATGAAGATGAGCTTTATGGTCAAATTACTGCTATGGGAAAAGCTTGGTATATACTTCAAAAAGATTTTTTATCTCATATGAAAATATCAGGAAAAATTGATGAGAAGATTGATATTAGAATTGGTGTAAAAAAAGGTGATGTTAAACTTTATAAAATAATGTCAAAATTTGTAAATAGTCTTGATGATGAAAAAGTAGAAGCTTTAAGTAATAAATGGGTTTATGTACAACATGAAAAAGAGTTTGATTATGCGCTTTTATTTAAAATCACCTTTGCTATTTTTATTTTAAGTGCTTTATTACTTTACAGACAAAATCTATTAAAAAAGATGAATGAAAAATTAAATAAAAAAGTTGAAGAAAAGACACAAGAACTAAAAAGAATAAATGAAACCTTAGAGCATAGAGTAAAAGAAGAAGTTGAAGAGAATTTAAAAAAAGATAGATTGCTTGCAAGGCAATCAAAAATGGCAGCTATGGGTGAAATGCTTGAAAACATTGCACATCAATGGAGACAGCCTTTATCTGTTATTAGTACAAGTGCAAGTGGTTTAAAAGTTAAAAAGCAAGTTGACGATTTAGATGATAAATTCTTCTATGATACGGTTGATTGCATTGTAAATTCTTCTAATTATTTATCTCATACAATTGATGATTTTAGATACTTCTTTAAGCCTCAGGATGAAAAAGTAAGATTTGATATAGCAGATACTTTAGAAAAAACAATAAATTTACTTAACTCTAAATTTGAACAAGAAAATATTACTGTGATTAGAAGCTTTGAAAATATAGTAATACAAGGACATGAAACAGAGTTTATTCAAGTATTTATAAATATTTTAAATAATGCAAAAGATGCTTTGGTTTTAAATTTAGCTGAAAATAGAGTAATTTTTGTTGAGATTAAAAAAAGAAAAAATAAAACACTTGTAAAAATTAGAGACAA
- a CDS encoding YeiH family protein — protein MQNFKDFKFYKGIAYILVFTVFSFYISKIAFIENLGFSILIIAILLGIFLSNVLDRFNFIENKSSLSFCTKQLLRLAIVLYGFRLTVSDLQDIGMQGIIYSFIIVCTTFIFGYIIGVKFLKIDKQIAILISAGSSICGAAAVLATESVLKNKAYKTSLAISTVVLFGTLAMFIYPYFYNLGLLSLNEKKMALYIGGTLHEVAHVVGAANSLDNELISDNAVVVKMIRVMFLAPFLIFVALNFVPKNTQKTKLAIPWFAVLFIIVILFNSFNILEAKTIDLINEIDLFLLAMAMFALGYNTKIKEIISVGLKPLLLGFILFMLLIFVGYALVVLL, from the coding sequence ATGCAAAACTTTAAAGATTTTAAGTTTTATAAAGGCATAGCTTATATTTTAGTGTTTACAGTTTTCAGTTTTTATATTTCAAAAATAGCATTTATTGAAAACCTAGGATTCTCAATTTTAATAATAGCAATACTTCTAGGTATATTTTTGTCAAATGTTTTAGATAGATTTAATTTTATAGAAAACAAAAGTAGTCTAAGCTTTTGTACAAAACAACTTTTACGTCTTGCAATAGTCTTGTATGGTTTTAGATTAACAGTAAGTGACCTACAAGATATAGGAATGCAAGGAATTATTTATAGCTTTATTATTGTATGTACTACTTTTATTTTTGGATATATAATAGGCGTTAAATTTCTTAAAATAGATAAGCAAATAGCTATTTTAATTAGTGCTGGAAGTTCTATATGTGGAGCAGCAGCTGTTTTAGCAACTGAATCTGTACTAAAAAACAAAGCTTATAAAACTAGTCTTGCAATATCAACAGTTGTTCTTTTTGGAACACTAGCAATGTTTATATATCCTTATTTTTATAATCTTGGATTATTAAGTTTAAATGAGAAAAAAATGGCTTTATACATAGGAGGAACATTGCATGAGGTAGCTCATGTAGTCGGAGCTGCTAATAGCTTAGATAATGAACTAATATCAGATAATGCAGTTGTTGTAAAAATGATAAGAGTAATGTTTTTAGCTCCTTTTTTGATTTTTGTAGCTTTAAATTTTGTTCCAAAAAATACACAAAAAACAAAACTTGCTATTCCTTGGTTTGCAGTTTTATTTATAATAGTGATTTTATTTAACTCTTTTAATATTCTTGAAGCAAAGACAATTGATTTGATTAATGAAATTGATTTATTTTTATTAGCTATGGCAATGTTTGCACTGGGATATAATACGAAAATTAAAGAGATTATTAGTGTTGGCTTAAAGCCTTTATTATTAGGTTTTATTTTATTTATGTTGCTTATTTTTGTAGGATATGCTTTAGTTGTTTTATTATAA